Proteins encoded within one genomic window of Paramisgurnus dabryanus chromosome 13, PD_genome_1.1, whole genome shotgun sequence:
- the LOC135789110 gene encoding dendritic cell-specific transmembrane protein isoform X1 codes for MREIKDVKIFPLIFQVNEVIKTKTKMYHLIARLRPIWSSFCDLYTSNTTKTWKEKLLLVFSCFTSSLILSSLIFLILHFSFKCNLEVSAFISCGFCVCLTPAIYFSERARCFAGLLLISMGLKQVRSLLLTFGTSLVIFFNIKNTYQNGRLLAKGLICNLEEKLLNINIEPLGNYIKMLKWVGKQLKYFLSFNLVSYHADFKLTPKVNSESFKIHMVEAERALNETAQNVLMLTDALSSVGKILSPTLGLFLLLLLTALYLRRFRIDNKYNNVYITKNFLRFDEEQREKGKPCVLPFTKSELKRYIMTPSLSLTAQRWKAMLKFSIPIFTHCLTWLVFISLDSFIYWLIVVLSKRLGDLEPLRVPVGIKLQEATLFLGLPVEENAKWANFSYTVSLFEKKCLPEPELWLHRSLVPLSLVLVFLLFLSLLSSQLTQLRVLLSEQFYSDVAERRTAYLHAKILKKRHKYKADELEGDLKTSVMQPSFWCPLLFHKRHKNTDSV; via the exons ATGAGAGAGATAAAAGACGTAAAAATCTTTCCTCTGATATTTCAGGTAAATGAGGTGATAAAgactaaaacaaaaatgtatcatCTGATAGCAAGACTACGTCCGATCTGGTCCAGCTTTTGTGACCTCTACACAAGCAACACCACGAAGACCTGGAAGGAGAAACTTCTCCTGGTGTTTTCCTGCTTTACCTCCAGCCTCATTCTGAGCAGCTTAATCTTCCTCATCCTCCACTTTTCCTTCAAATGTAATCTGGAAGTCTCAGCTTTCATAAGCTGTGGtttctgtgtttgtttaaccCCAGCCATCTATTTCTCGGAAAGGGCTCGCTGTTTTGCAGGCTTGCTTTTGATCTCCATGGGTTTGAAACAAGTAAGGTCCCTTCTTCTGACATTCGGAACGAGTTTGGTTATTTTCTTCAACATCAAGAACACGTATCAGAATGGCAGACTGCTCGCGAAAGGCCTGATTTGCAACTTGGAGGAAAAATTATTGAATATTAACATAGAGCCTCTTGGGaattacataaaaatgctgAAATGGGTGGGAAAGCAACTTAAATACTTTCTAAGTTTTAATCTAGTGAGCTACCACGCAGACTTCAAGCTTACACCAAAAGTTAACTCGGAGAGCTTTAAAATTCACATGGTCGAAGCTGAGCGAGCCCTAAATGAGACGGCTCAGAACGTGCTGATGCTGACCGATGCCTTGTCTTCTGTTGGAAAGATCTTGTCTCCGACTTTAGGtctctttcttctgttgcttctcACGGCTCTGTACCTCAGGCGATTCCGGATTGACAACAAGTACAACAACGTATATATCACAAAAAACTTTCTTCGCTTTGATGAAGAGCAAAGGGAGAAAGGTAAACCTTGCGTCCTGCCGTTCACTAAAAGTGAATTGAAACGTTACATTATGACCCCGTCCCTCAGTCTGACGGCCCAGCGGTGGAAAGCCATGCTCAAGTTCAGCATTCCCATTTTCACCCATTGTCTCACGTGGCTGGTGTTTATCAGTCTGGACAGCTTCATTTATTGGCTTATTGTAGTTCTAAGTAAGCGACTTGGGGATCTGGAGCCGCTTCGTGTTCCTGTGGGCATAAAACTTCAG gaggcaactttatttttaggtTTACCTGTTGAGGAAAACGCGAAATGGGCCAACTTTTCCTACACCGTGTCTTTGTTCGAGAAGAAGTGTTTGCCTGAACCTGAACTGTGGCTCCACAGATCTCTGGTCCCATTGTCTCTCGTTCTGGTCTTTCTACTGTTCTTGAGTCTTCTGTCATCACAGCTCACGCAGCTCAGGGTTTTGCTGTCCGAACAGTTTTATTCAGATGTTGCAGAGAGACGCACTGCCTATCTGCATGCAAAGATATTAAAAAAGCGTCACAAATATAAAGCGGATGAACTTGAGGGAGATCTGAAGACCTCGGTTATGCAG CCCAGTTTTTGGTGCCCTTTACTTTTCCATAAACGTCACAAGAACACAGATTCTGTTTGA
- the LOC135789110 gene encoding dendritic cell-specific transmembrane protein isoform X2, translated as MYHLIARLRPIWSSFCDLYTSNTTKTWKEKLLLVFSCFTSSLILSSLIFLILHFSFKCNLEVSAFISCGFCVCLTPAIYFSERARCFAGLLLISMGLKQVRSLLLTFGTSLVIFFNIKNTYQNGRLLAKGLICNLEEKLLNINIEPLGNYIKMLKWVGKQLKYFLSFNLVSYHADFKLTPKVNSESFKIHMVEAERALNETAQNVLMLTDALSSVGKILSPTLGLFLLLLLTALYLRRFRIDNKYNNVYITKNFLRFDEEQREKGKPCVLPFTKSELKRYIMTPSLSLTAQRWKAMLKFSIPIFTHCLTWLVFISLDSFIYWLIVVLSKRLGDLEPLRVPVGIKLQEATLFLGLPVEENAKWANFSYTVSLFEKKCLPEPELWLHRSLVPLSLVLVFLLFLSLLSSQLTQLRVLLSEQFYSDVAERRTAYLHAKILKKRHKYKADELEGDLKTSVMQPSFWCPLLFHKRHKNTDSV; from the exons atgtatcatCTGATAGCAAGACTACGTCCGATCTGGTCCAGCTTTTGTGACCTCTACACAAGCAACACCACGAAGACCTGGAAGGAGAAACTTCTCCTGGTGTTTTCCTGCTTTACCTCCAGCCTCATTCTGAGCAGCTTAATCTTCCTCATCCTCCACTTTTCCTTCAAATGTAATCTGGAAGTCTCAGCTTTCATAAGCTGTGGtttctgtgtttgtttaaccCCAGCCATCTATTTCTCGGAAAGGGCTCGCTGTTTTGCAGGCTTGCTTTTGATCTCCATGGGTTTGAAACAAGTAAGGTCCCTTCTTCTGACATTCGGAACGAGTTTGGTTATTTTCTTCAACATCAAGAACACGTATCAGAATGGCAGACTGCTCGCGAAAGGCCTGATTTGCAACTTGGAGGAAAAATTATTGAATATTAACATAGAGCCTCTTGGGaattacataaaaatgctgAAATGGGTGGGAAAGCAACTTAAATACTTTCTAAGTTTTAATCTAGTGAGCTACCACGCAGACTTCAAGCTTACACCAAAAGTTAACTCGGAGAGCTTTAAAATTCACATGGTCGAAGCTGAGCGAGCCCTAAATGAGACGGCTCAGAACGTGCTGATGCTGACCGATGCCTTGTCTTCTGTTGGAAAGATCTTGTCTCCGACTTTAGGtctctttcttctgttgcttctcACGGCTCTGTACCTCAGGCGATTCCGGATTGACAACAAGTACAACAACGTATATATCACAAAAAACTTTCTTCGCTTTGATGAAGAGCAAAGGGAGAAAGGTAAACCTTGCGTCCTGCCGTTCACTAAAAGTGAATTGAAACGTTACATTATGACCCCGTCCCTCAGTCTGACGGCCCAGCGGTGGAAAGCCATGCTCAAGTTCAGCATTCCCATTTTCACCCATTGTCTCACGTGGCTGGTGTTTATCAGTCTGGACAGCTTCATTTATTGGCTTATTGTAGTTCTAAGTAAGCGACTTGGGGATCTGGAGCCGCTTCGTGTTCCTGTGGGCATAAAACTTCAG gaggcaactttatttttaggtTTACCTGTTGAGGAAAACGCGAAATGGGCCAACTTTTCCTACACCGTGTCTTTGTTCGAGAAGAAGTGTTTGCCTGAACCTGAACTGTGGCTCCACAGATCTCTGGTCCCATTGTCTCTCGTTCTGGTCTTTCTACTGTTCTTGAGTCTTCTGTCATCACAGCTCACGCAGCTCAGGGTTTTGCTGTCCGAACAGTTTTATTCAGATGTTGCAGAGAGACGCACTGCCTATCTGCATGCAAAGATATTAAAAAAGCGTCACAAATATAAAGCGGATGAACTTGAGGGAGATCTGAAGACCTCGGTTATGCAG CCCAGTTTTTGGTGCCCTTTACTTTTCCATAAACGTCACAAGAACACAGATTCTGTTTGA